A genomic stretch from Caulobacter sp. FWC2 includes:
- a CDS encoding SDR family oxidoreductase, translating into MIEDLRPLAVVTGASSGIGYELARLAAEDGYDLVIAADEPSIVEAKDALEQHGGKVEALQVDLSTTEGVDKLLALIGGRQVDALMANAGRGLGHGFLDQDWAEARFVIDTNVTGTVYLIQNIARDMRERERGRILITGSIAGLMPGSFQAVYNGTKAFLDSFAWALRNELKDTGVSVSCLMPGPTDTEFFERADMLDTKVGADPKKADPADVALTGYRAMQKGEGDVVAGFKNKLQAAVAAVTPQSVLAEQHRKMAEPGSGKS; encoded by the coding sequence ATGATCGAGGATCTTCGCCCCCTGGCCGTCGTTACCGGCGCCTCGTCCGGCATCGGCTACGAGCTGGCCCGTCTGGCCGCCGAAGACGGCTACGACCTGGTCATCGCCGCCGACGAGCCCTCGATCGTCGAGGCCAAGGACGCCTTGGAGCAGCACGGCGGCAAAGTCGAGGCCCTGCAGGTCGACCTGTCGACCACCGAAGGCGTCGACAAGCTGCTCGCCCTGATCGGGGGGCGACAGGTCGACGCCCTGATGGCCAATGCCGGCCGGGGCCTGGGCCACGGTTTCCTCGATCAGGATTGGGCTGAGGCGCGGTTCGTGATCGACACCAATGTCACCGGCACGGTCTATCTGATCCAGAATATCGCCCGCGACATGCGCGAGCGCGAGCGGGGTCGCATCCTGATCACCGGCTCGATCGCCGGCCTGATGCCGGGATCGTTCCAGGCCGTTTACAACGGCACCAAGGCTTTCCTCGACAGTTTCGCCTGGGCGTTGCGCAACGAGCTGAAGGACACCGGCGTCTCGGTCAGCTGCCTGATGCCGGGTCCGACCGACACCGAGTTCTTCGAGCGCGCCGACATGCTGGACACCAAGGTCGGGGCCGATCCGAAGAAGGCCGATCCGGCCGACGTGGCGCTGACCGGCTACCGCGCCATGCAGAAGGGCGAGGGCGACGTCGTGGCGGGCTTCAAGAACAAGCTGCAGGCGGCGGTCGCGGCGGTCACCCCGCAGAGCGTTCTGGCCGAGCAGCACCGCAAAATGGCCGAGCCCGGCTCAGGTAAATCGTGA
- a CDS encoding zinc-dependent alcohol dehydrogenase, whose protein sequence is MRALTWHGKHDVRMDTVPDPKIVNPRDAIIKITSTAICGSDLHLYDSMIPSMEKGDILGHEFMGEVVETGPGSTLQKGQRVVVPFVIACGKCFHCEKQQFSGCENSNPAETQDLGEIAYGTAMTGLFGYSHMTGGYAGGQAEYVRVPYSDVGPIVIPDGLEDEKVLFLSDILPTGWMAAENCQIEPGDTVAVWGCGPVGLFAIQSALIQGAHKVIAIDHHPHRLELAKSLGAQVINYHDVKVREALMAMTGGIGPDACIDAVGMESHGFSIDNVVDAVKVATRLGTDRAHVLREVLMACRTGGRVSIPGVYGGMGDKIPIGALMEKGLQIRTGQTHVQKYLRTLLDLIGEGVIDTTFLISHRLPLERAPDGYKMFKENQNEVTKVVLKPEWEKEAA, encoded by the coding sequence ATGCGCGCCCTGACCTGGCACGGCAAACACGACGTCCGCATGGACACCGTGCCCGACCCCAAGATCGTCAATCCTCGCGACGCGATCATAAAGATCACCTCGACCGCCATCTGCGGATCGGACCTGCACCTCTATGACAGCATGATCCCCTCGATGGAGAAGGGCGACATCCTGGGCCACGAGTTCATGGGCGAAGTCGTCGAGACCGGGCCAGGCTCGACCCTGCAGAAGGGCCAGCGGGTGGTCGTCCCGTTTGTGATCGCCTGCGGCAAGTGCTTCCACTGCGAGAAACAGCAGTTCTCGGGCTGCGAGAACTCCAATCCAGCCGAGACGCAAGATCTAGGCGAAATCGCCTACGGCACGGCGATGACGGGTTTGTTCGGCTATTCGCACATGACCGGCGGCTATGCCGGCGGCCAAGCCGAGTATGTCCGGGTGCCCTATAGCGACGTCGGGCCGATCGTCATTCCCGATGGCCTGGAGGACGAGAAGGTTCTGTTCCTGTCCGACATCCTGCCCACCGGCTGGATGGCGGCCGAGAACTGCCAGATCGAGCCGGGTGACACGGTGGCGGTCTGGGGTTGCGGTCCGGTCGGGCTGTTCGCCATCCAGAGCGCCTTGATCCAGGGCGCCCACAAGGTCATCGCCATCGACCACCATCCGCACCGCCTGGAGCTGGCCAAGTCGCTCGGCGCCCAGGTGATCAACTACCACGACGTCAAGGTCCGCGAGGCTCTGATGGCCATGACCGGCGGCATCGGGCCGGACGCCTGCATCGACGCGGTCGGCATGGAGAGCCACGGCTTTTCGATCGACAACGTGGTCGACGCGGTCAAGGTCGCCACGCGTCTGGGCACCGACCGCGCCCACGTCCTTCGTGAGGTCTTGATGGCGTGCCGCACCGGCGGGCGGGTCTCGATCCCGGGCGTCTACGGCGGCATGGGCGACAAGATCCCGATCGGCGCGCTGATGGAGAAGGGCCTGCAGATCCGCACCGGCCAGACCCACGTCCAAAAGTACCTGCGAACGTTGTTGGACCTGATCGGCGAGGGGGTCATCGACACCACCTTCCTGATCAGTCACCGCCTGCCGTTGGAGCGCGCGCCGGACGGCTACAAGATGTTCAAGGAAAACCAGAACGAGGTGACCAAGGTCGTCCTCAAGCCTGAGTGGGAAAAGGAAGCCGCCTGA
- a CDS encoding DUF72 domain-containing protein, whose amino-acid sequence MDKVARVGCSGWAYDDWRGPFYPNEVKLKDRLTYYASVFDTTEINASFYRLPTDKAVQAWADQVPDGFLFAWKVSRYITHNKKLKDCKESVDLVFGRMAPLAEKRGPALVQLPPMLHRDDERLNRFLAWMPKGQPVTVEFRHPSWHEPAILDILRNHGVALCVSDHHDAPSPWETTADFAYVRGHGPGGHYHGRYAPSDLRAWADWIGSCKAAGISVYNYFDNDIKSAAPQDATALISHLSG is encoded by the coding sequence ATGGATAAAGTCGCGCGTGTTGGCTGCTCGGGCTGGGCCTACGACGACTGGCGTGGCCCCTTCTATCCCAACGAGGTCAAACTGAAGGATCGGTTGACCTATTACGCGAGCGTTTTCGACACGACGGAGATCAACGCTAGCTTCTACCGTTTGCCCACGGACAAGGCTGTCCAGGCCTGGGCCGACCAAGTTCCTGATGGCTTCCTCTTCGCTTGGAAGGTGTCGCGCTACATCACCCACAACAAGAAGCTGAAGGATTGCAAGGAGAGCGTCGATCTGGTGTTTGGCCGCATGGCGCCCCTGGCCGAAAAGCGGGGCCCGGCGCTTGTCCAACTCCCGCCCATGCTTCATCGGGATGATGAACGTCTCAACCGCTTTTTGGCTTGGATGCCCAAGGGTCAGCCCGTGACCGTCGAGTTTCGGCACCCCAGTTGGCACGAGCCGGCCATCCTAGACATTCTTCGCAACCACGGCGTGGCGCTTTGCGTCTCCGACCACCACGACGCGCCATCCCCCTGGGAAACCACCGCAGACTTCGCCTATGTGCGAGGACATGGGCCCGGCGGACATTACCATGGACGCTACGCGCCAAGCGATCTGCGCGCCTGGGCCGACTGGATCGGGTCCTGTAAAGCCGCTGGGATCTCGGTCTACAACTACTTCGACAACGACATCAAAAGCGCCGCGCCGCAGGACGCGACGGCTCTGATCTCACACCTGAGCGGATAG
- a CDS encoding SRPBCC family protein: MSEETIARTLESDAPLTAAVHQRDIAHEVAEERGWHEAALVGRTVTINRPRAELYAFWRDFRNLALFMENVESVTPGDDKRSHWVVKAPAGKTVEWDSLLTEEVENELLAWESVEGADIKNAGRIEFKDGPPGRGTEVTATIVYEPPGGDLGKLIAKLFQKEPKIQARRELRRFKQLMETGEISTAKTPEAAPQG; the protein is encoded by the coding sequence ATGTCTGAAGAGACCATCGCCCGCACGCTTGAGAGTGACGCGCCGCTGACCGCCGCGGTGCACCAGCGCGACATCGCCCATGAGGTCGCCGAAGAGCGCGGTTGGCACGAGGCGGCCCTGGTCGGCCGCACGGTGACCATCAATCGTCCGCGGGCGGAGCTCTACGCCTTCTGGCGCGATTTCCGGAACCTGGCGCTCTTCATGGAGAACGTGGAGAGCGTCACGCCCGGCGACGACAAGCGCTCGCACTGGGTGGTCAAGGCCCCGGCCGGCAAGACCGTCGAGTGGGACAGCCTCTTGACCGAGGAGGTCGAGAACGAGCTGCTGGCCTGGGAGTCCGTTGAGGGCGCCGACATCAAGAATGCCGGCCGCATCGAGTTCAAGGACGGCCCGCCGGGGCGCGGGACCGAGGTCACCGCCACCATCGTCTACGAGCCGCCGGGCGGCGATCTTGGCAAGCTGATCGCCAAGCTTTTCCAGAAGGAGCCGAAGATCCAGGCGCGCCGCGAGCTGCGCCGCTTCAAGCAGTTGATGGAAACCGGCGAGATTTCCACGGCCAAGACCCCCGAAGCCGCGCCGCAAGGCTGA